Proteins from a genomic interval of Gossypium hirsutum isolate 1008001.06 chromosome A09, Gossypium_hirsutum_v2.1, whole genome shotgun sequence:
- the LOC107888669 gene encoding glutaredoxin: MALQKAKDIISTNTVVVFSKSYCPFCVDVKQLLQKLGASFKAIELDKESDGADIQAALAEWTGQRTVPNVFIGGNHIGGCDSTTGLHNQGKLVPLLTEAGAFTKSSV, encoded by the exons atggcTTTGCAAAAGGCTAAGGACATCATATCTACCAATACCGTCGTCGTTTTCAG CAAGTCCTACTGTCCGTTCTGTGTGGATGTAAAGCAATTGCTTCAAAAACTTGGAGCTTCTTTCAAGGCCATTGAGCTCGACAAAGAAa GTGATGGAGCTGATATTCAAGCAGCTCTGGCTGAGTGGACCGGTCAGCGAACTGTGCCAAACGTTTTCATTGGTGGGAATCACATTGGTGGCTGTGATT CTACAACAGGCTTGCATAACCAAGGTAAGCTGGTTCCTCTGCTGACTGAAGCTGGAGCTTTTACAAAATCATCTGTTTAG
- the LOC107888670 gene encoding tRNA (adenine(58)-N(1))-methyltransferase catalytic subunit TRMT61A, which produces MLLMDSSTKISFNRCIRDGDLVIVYERHDTMKAVKVCENSVLQNRFGVFKHSDWIGKPFGSKVFSNKGGFVYLLAPTPELWTLVLSHRTQILYIADISFVIMYLEVVPGCLVLESGTGSGSLTTSFARAVSPMGHVYTFDFHEQRAVSAREDFERTGISTLVTVGVRDIQGDGFPDQFSGLADSVFLDLPQPWLAIPSARNMLKQDGTLCSFSPCIEQVQRSCETLRSDFTDIRTLEILLRTYEVREWKMDHSKVDDGNSTACPPRKRRQPSSEASVGDNASSPAVMARPSAETRGHTGYLTFARKCVS; this is translated from the exons ATGTTGCTTATGGATTCCTCGACGAAGATATCTTTCAATCGTTGCATTAGAGATGGAGATTTGGTTATTGTATATGAGAGGCATGATACCATGAAAGCTGTTAAAGTGTGCGAGAATTCGGTTCTTCAAAATCGTTTCGGTGTATTTAAACATTCGGATTGGATTGGCAAGCCGTTTGGTTCCAAAGTTTTCAGCAACAAAGGTGGATTCGTTTACCTATTGGCTCCAACACCGGAGTTATGGACTTTGGTTCTAAGTCATAGGACTCAGATTCTTTATATTGCGGATATTAGCTTTGTGATCATGTACTTGGAAGTAGTTCCGGGTTGTTTGGTTCTTGAATCCGGGACCGGTAGTGGCTCATTAACAACATCGTTTGCAAGGGCTGTGTCTCCAATGGGACATGTGTATACCTTTGATTTCCATGAACAGAGGGCTGTCTCAGCTAG AGAGGACTTCGAGAGGACTGGAATAAGCACTTTAGTCACTGTGGGAGTCCGAGATATTCAGGGTGATGGATTTCCGGATCAGTTTTCTGGATTGGCTGATTCTGTATTTTTGGACCTACCGCAACCTTGGTTAGCCATTCCTTCAGCTCGAAACATGTTGAAACAAGATGGAACTCTGTGTTCCTTCTCACCATGCATCGAACAAGTGCAACGTTCATGTGAAACTCTTAGATCTGACTTTACAG ATATACGGACCTTGGAAATACTGCTCCGCACGTACGAAGTCCGTGAATGGAAAATGGATCACTCGAAAGTCGATGATGGTAATTCCACTGCATGCCCTCCACGCAAGAGGAGGCAGCCTTCGAGTGAAGCAAGTGTGGGGGACAATGCAAGTTCTCCTGCAGTTATGGCCCGGCCATCTGCTGAAACACGAGGGCATACTGGATATTTGACATTCGCAAGGAAGTGtgtttcttga